A genomic segment from Comamonas terrigena NBRC 13299 encodes:
- a CDS encoding MetQ/NlpA family ABC transporter substrate-binding protein translates to MPVNKRHFFRNALAVAAVATLSLVAQAQDKVIKIGVTAGPHAQLMEQVKKVAERDGLKLQVVEFSDYVQPNAALVSGDLDANSYQHKPYLDAQIKDRGYKLVSVAPTVNFPIGLYSKKVKRLEDLKSGAKFGIPNDPTNGGRVLLLLQDKGLIKLKPNVGLKATPLDVVENPKKLRFVELDAAQLARSLDDLDASAINTNFAIAAGMSPKKDAITLERADNPYVNIIVVREADKAQPWVAKLVKAYHSDEIRQFIDKEFKGSVAAGF, encoded by the coding sequence ATACCCGTGAACAAGCGCCATTTCTTCCGCAATGCCCTGGCCGTGGCCGCTGTCGCCACCCTGTCGCTGGTGGCCCAGGCCCAAGACAAAGTGATCAAGATCGGCGTCACCGCCGGCCCCCATGCCCAGCTGATGGAGCAGGTCAAGAAAGTGGCCGAGCGCGACGGTCTGAAGCTGCAGGTGGTGGAGTTCAGCGATTACGTGCAGCCCAACGCGGCCCTGGTCTCTGGTGATCTGGATGCCAACAGCTACCAGCACAAGCCATATCTGGATGCCCAGATCAAGGACCGTGGCTACAAGCTGGTGAGCGTGGCACCCACGGTCAACTTCCCGATCGGCCTGTATTCCAAGAAGGTCAAGCGCCTGGAAGACCTGAAGTCCGGCGCCAAGTTCGGCATTCCCAACGATCCTACCAACGGCGGCCGCGTGCTGCTGCTGCTGCAGGACAAGGGCCTGATCAAGCTCAAGCCCAACGTCGGCCTGAAGGCCACGCCGCTGGACGTGGTGGAAAATCCCAAGAAGCTGCGCTTTGTGGAACTGGATGCGGCCCAGCTGGCGCGTTCGCTGGACGATCTGGATGCCTCGGCCATCAACACCAACTTCGCCATCGCCGCCGGCATGAGCCCGAAGAAGGATGCCATCACGCTGGAGCGCGCAGACAATCCCTATGTGAACATCATCGTGGTGCGTGAAGCCGACAAGGCCCAGCCCTGGGTGGCCAAGCTGGTCAAGGCCTACCACTCGGATGAAATCCGCCAGTTCATCGACAAGGAGTTCAAGGGCTCCGTGGCTGCAGGCTTCTGA
- a CDS encoding TRAP transporter substrate-binding protein, with the protein MSMFRRSFIATCAGTALALSAGAVMAAGKEVKLGYALPQTSHYGAGANGWSQAIEKSLGGKFSFKQFPASALGGERELIEGLQLGTVEAAIVSTGALSNFVNEVGVVDIPFLFRDTAHARAVLDGKFGQDLLAKFQQRGLVALAWGEQGFRHLTNNKHAVKSVADMKGLKIRVTENPVHITAFRTLGASPTPMSWPEVISALQQGTIDGQENPISVLASTKLWEVQKHLTLTAHVYAPVVFIMSPSFWGGLSDAEKAAFTQGAKSGAAASRAFVDAVEKKGVEEAKSHGMQVVDKVDQAAFRTALEPAYQQYAKKFGQKTLDTIANVK; encoded by the coding sequence ATGAGCATGTTCCGCCGTTCCTTTATCGCCACCTGCGCGGGTACCGCCCTCGCGCTGTCTGCCGGGGCCGTCATGGCTGCAGGCAAGGAAGTGAAGCTGGGTTACGCCCTGCCGCAAACCTCGCACTATGGCGCCGGCGCCAATGGCTGGTCGCAGGCCATCGAGAAGTCGCTGGGCGGCAAGTTCAGCTTCAAGCAGTTCCCCGCCAGCGCCCTGGGTGGCGAGCGTGAGCTGATCGAAGGCCTGCAGCTGGGCACCGTGGAGGCGGCCATCGTCTCCACCGGCGCCTTGAGCAACTTCGTCAACGAAGTGGGCGTGGTGGACATTCCCTTCCTGTTCCGTGACACGGCCCATGCCCGTGCGGTGCTGGACGGCAAGTTCGGCCAGGACCTGCTGGCCAAGTTCCAGCAGCGCGGCCTGGTGGCGCTGGCCTGGGGTGAGCAGGGCTTCCGCCATCTGACCAACAACAAGCACGCCGTCAAGAGCGTGGCGGACATGAAGGGCCTGAAGATCCGCGTGACGGAGAACCCGGTGCACATCACCGCTTTCCGCACCCTGGGTGCATCGCCTACGCCCATGAGCTGGCCTGAAGTGATCAGCGCGCTGCAGCAAGGCACCATCGACGGCCAGGAGAACCCGATCTCGGTGCTGGCCTCCACCAAGCTGTGGGAGGTGCAAAAGCACCTTACACTGACGGCTCACGTGTACGCACCGGTCGTATTCATCATGTCGCCCAGCTTCTGGGGCGGCCTGAGCGATGCGGAAAAAGCCGCCTTTACCCAAGGAGCGAAGTCCGGTGCTGCAGCCTCCCGCGCCTTTGTGGACGCTGTGGAGAAAAAGGGTGTGGAAGAGGCCAAGAGCCATGGCATGCAGGTCGTCGACAAGGTGGACCAGGCTGCTTTCCGCACCGCCCTGGAGCCTGCCTACCAGCAGTACGCCAAGAAGTTCGGTCAAAAGACGCTGGACACCATCGCGAACGTGAAGTAA
- a CDS encoding TRAP transporter small permease: MLDRIEKGLVAINRWVLIFLLLAMAIIIFSNVVLRYTTGDSIVWAEEVARHMMIWVAFLGAGLALRFGGHVAIDNLHRSVSTRTAQLLRALVLLCLALFFIFMTISSSDYVWRTRFQSTAATDIPISFVYAAMPVGFVLMLVHLLFIARGYIADGSYKESNEIDGEAAGSL; encoded by the coding sequence ATGCTCGATCGCATCGAAAAAGGCCTGGTGGCAATCAACCGCTGGGTACTGATCTTTTTGTTGCTGGCCATGGCCATCATCATTTTCTCCAACGTGGTGCTGCGCTACACCACGGGTGACTCCATTGTCTGGGCCGAAGAAGTAGCCCGCCACATGATGATCTGGGTGGCGTTCCTGGGCGCAGGCCTGGCGCTGCGTTTTGGTGGCCATGTGGCCATCGACAATCTGCACCGCTCGGTCAGCACACGCACGGCACAGTTGCTGCGCGCGCTGGTGCTGCTCTGCCTGGCGCTGTTCTTCATCTTCATGACCATCTCGTCCAGCGACTATGTCTGGCGCACGCGCTTTCAAAGCACGGCGGCCACGGACATTCCGATTTCCTTTGTCTACGCCGCCATGCCGGTAGGCTTTGTGCTGATGCTGGTGCATCTGCTGTTCATTGCACGCGGCTATATCGCCGACGGTTCCTACAAGGAATCCAACGAGATCGACGGCGAAGCCGCCGGCTCGCTGTAA
- a CDS encoding TRAP transporter large permease yields the protein MALTLFVCIVLLMVLGVPVAFALAISSAVAIFVGGKYPQLVVFKEMFTGIDSFPLMAVPFFIFAAELMSGGALTHVLLRFAAQFVGHLRGGLGYANVGSSMLFSGISGSALADAAGPGAMMVKMMQKAGYDRPYAAALSANAAIMGPIIPPSISMIIYALQDENVSVGGLFIAGFIPGLLIAAALCVVNWYVSKKRDYRSTDARPSGREMLVNTIKALPALGLVVLIIVGIRFGIFTPTEASVVAVVYAFVCGKWVYRTLRWDAIPALTSRSALLTASVLLVMAASQPFAWILTVEGIPQYLSELIISWELSPIMFLIAVNVLLLLFGIFMEPLPGIMILVPILAPIANALGIDPIQFAMVVVVNLTLGMITPPVGGLLFVTCVATKTTLSELNKELPLFLLAQFVVLMLLTFIPALSTWLPHALGF from the coding sequence ATGGCTTTGACCCTGTTTGTTTGTATCGTGCTGCTGATGGTCCTGGGCGTGCCCGTCGCCTTTGCACTCGCCATTTCTTCCGCTGTCGCCATCTTCGTGGGCGGCAAGTACCCCCAACTGGTGGTGTTCAAGGAAATGTTCACCGGCATCGACAGCTTTCCGCTGATGGCGGTGCCGTTCTTCATCTTCGCGGCCGAGCTGATGTCCGGCGGCGCGCTCACCCATGTGCTGCTGCGCTTTGCTGCGCAGTTTGTCGGCCATCTGCGTGGCGGTCTGGGCTATGCCAATGTGGGCTCGTCCATGCTGTTCTCGGGCATCTCCGGCTCGGCCCTGGCCGATGCGGCCGGTCCTGGCGCGATGATGGTCAAGATGATGCAAAAGGCCGGCTACGACCGCCCTTATGCGGCAGCCCTGTCGGCCAACGCCGCCATCATGGGGCCCATCATCCCGCCGTCGATCAGCATGATCATTTACGCGCTGCAGGATGAGAACGTGTCGGTGGGCGGGCTGTTCATTGCCGGCTTCATTCCCGGCCTGTTGATCGCTGCCGCGCTGTGCGTGGTGAACTGGTATGTCAGCAAGAAGCGCGACTACCGCTCCACCGATGCACGCCCCTCGGGCCGCGAAATGCTGGTCAACACCATCAAGGCGCTGCCGGCTCTGGGCCTGGTGGTGCTTATCATCGTGGGCATTCGTTTTGGCATCTTCACCCCCACCGAAGCTTCGGTGGTGGCCGTGGTCTATGCCTTCGTCTGCGGCAAGTGGGTCTACCGCACGCTGCGCTGGGATGCCATTCCGGCGCTGACCTCGCGCTCGGCGCTGCTCACCGCTTCGGTGCTGCTGGTGATGGCGGCGTCCCAGCCATTCGCCTGGATTCTGACGGTGGAGGGCATTCCACAGTACCTGTCCGAGCTGATCATCAGCTGGGAGCTGTCGCCCATCATGTTCCTGATTGCGGTGAATGTGCTGCTGCTGCTGTTCGGCATCTTCATGGAGCCGCTGCCGGGCATCATGATTCTGGTGCCTATCCTGGCGCCCATTGCCAATGCCCTGGGCATTGATCCCATCCAGTTTGCGATGGTGGTGGTGGTCAATCTGACGCTGGGCATGATCACGCCACCGGTCGGTGGCCTGCTGTTTGTGACCTGTGTGGCCACCAAGACCACGCTGAGCGAGCTGAACAAGGAACTGCCGCTGTTCCTGCTGGCGCAGTTTGTAGTGCTGATGCTACTGACCTTCATTCCCGCACTGTCCACCTGGCTGCCGCATGCACTGGGCTTCTGA
- a CDS encoding bacteriocin, whose amino-acid sequence MNTNKADHFAHTPTDPDLREQAQPGHGVPSQDPEDAAQVGLTPEEAARETKSSWVGGGVIAGVAAGAATGAAVGGPVGVVVGSAVGAVAGALGGSAAGAAVKPDQAQADADSETRQGPK is encoded by the coding sequence ATGAACACCAACAAAGCAGACCACTTCGCACACACGCCGACCGACCCCGATCTGCGCGAGCAGGCGCAACCCGGGCACGGCGTTCCTTCGCAAGACCCCGAGGACGCGGCCCAGGTGGGCCTGACGCCGGAGGAGGCTGCGCGGGAAACCAAGTCCTCCTGGGTCGGCGGCGGGGTGATTGCCGGAGTGGCCGCGGGCGCGGCAACGGGCGCTGCCGTGGGTGGGCCGGTCGGGGTGGTGGTGGGCAGTGCCGTCGGTGCGGTGGCCGGGGCCCTGGGAGGATCGGCTGCGGGCGCGGCGGTCAAGCCCGATCAGGCCCAGGCAGACGCCGACTCAGAGACCCGGCAGGGCCCGAAGTGA
- a CDS encoding ferritin-like domain-containing protein, whose protein sequence is MTEAKTTKLALDQKRLNAAKRSLDKGAVVPDFSPYREDIIKLLNDALATEWVCILRYKRHHFTASGLESPAIAEEFLVHANEEQAHADRIATRIVQLGGEPNLDPDTLTRRSHADYNADLDLHAMIRANLVAERVAIEAYTQMVDLIGDKDHTTRRMIEQILEQEQEHADELSDWMKKAR, encoded by the coding sequence ATGACGGAAGCAAAAACGACCAAGTTGGCCCTGGATCAAAAGCGCCTGAATGCTGCCAAGCGCAGCCTGGACAAAGGCGCGGTGGTGCCGGACTTCAGTCCCTACCGTGAAGACATCATCAAGTTGCTGAACGATGCGCTGGCCACGGAATGGGTGTGCATCCTGCGTTACAAGCGCCACCATTTCACGGCTTCGGGCCTGGAGTCTCCCGCCATAGCCGAGGAATTTCTGGTGCACGCCAATGAGGAGCAGGCCCACGCCGACCGCATTGCCACACGCATCGTGCAACTGGGTGGCGAGCCCAACCTGGACCCCGACACCCTGACCCGGCGCAGCCATGCCGATTACAACGCGGATCTGGATCTGCACGCCATGATCCGCGCCAACCTGGTGGCCGAGCGCGTGGCCATTGAGGCCTATACCCAGATGGTCGACTTGATCGGCGACAAGGACCACACCACGCGCCGCATGATCGAACAGATTCTGGAGCAGGAGCAGGAGCATGCCGACGAACTGTCGGACTGGATGAAAAAGGCCCGATAA
- a CDS encoding cysteine dioxygenase, with protein sequence MTSLALAAFIAQATSRSRLQPDAADCVLALAPLMLDLIDQAGSFLEPQHYRSNAAGYTRNLIFDAPDASLSLYAIVWLPGQWTPVHDHGSWGVVGVVEGVLEERSYVRLSPDRGANAGIDLARGGTVLLRHGAVTSFVPNPAHIHVTGVPAERSRAVSLHLYGRTMSNFNIYDVAARTRQRIEVVHNES encoded by the coding sequence ATGACCTCCCTCGCTCTTGCGGCGTTCATCGCCCAGGCCACCAGCCGCAGTCGCCTGCAGCCGGATGCTGCCGACTGCGTGCTAGCCCTTGCACCGCTGATGCTGGACCTGATCGATCAGGCGGGCTCCTTTCTGGAGCCGCAGCACTACCGCAGCAATGCCGCGGGCTACACCCGCAACCTCATCTTTGATGCGCCGGATGCCAGCCTCTCGCTGTATGCCATTGTCTGGCTTCCAGGCCAGTGGACCCCGGTGCACGACCATGGCAGCTGGGGCGTGGTCGGCGTGGTCGAGGGCGTGCTGGAAGAGCGCAGCTATGTGCGGCTGTCACCGGATCGCGGGGCGAATGCCGGGATTGATCTGGCACGCGGCGGCACGGTGCTGCTGCGGCATGGTGCGGTCACCAGCTTTGTGCCCAATCCGGCTCACATCCATGTGACGGGCGTGCCCGCAGAGCGTTCCCGTGCCGTCAGCCTGCACCTGTACGGCAGGACCATGAGCAACTTCAACATCTACGATGTGGCGGCCCGCACCCGGCAGCGGATCGAGGTTGTCCACAACGAAAGCTGA
- a CDS encoding GGDEF domain-containing protein, whose protein sequence is MNDVSAWGQSDAVYKTLLESTKAIPWKIDWATKKFAYIGPQIEPLLGWPQDSWQTVEDWVMRMHPDDRDYVVNFCVSQSQAGIDHEADYRALTAENGYVWIRDVVHVMRFPDGSPEALVGFMFDITERKKTEEKLLVLQRELEALSFKDGLTGIANRRRFDACFAMEWDRALSDGAPLSVLLFDIDCFKQYNDEYGHIQGDKCLVDIASTLSLAVDGPHDLVARYGGEEFVILLPRTDAATALKVANRCQRLIQKRSIPHAQSPIREHVTVSIGAGTITPDADVEPSAFLDDVDKQLYAAKKSGKNRIVAMHSAPSLAPSPLDAK, encoded by the coding sequence ATGAATGATGTTTCCGCATGGGGTCAGAGTGATGCTGTCTACAAAACACTGTTGGAATCCACCAAGGCCATACCGTGGAAGATTGACTGGGCGACCAAGAAGTTTGCCTATATAGGCCCCCAGATAGAGCCTTTGCTGGGCTGGCCCCAGGACAGCTGGCAGACGGTAGAGGACTGGGTCATGCGCATGCACCCGGATGACCGGGATTACGTGGTGAATTTCTGCGTGTCGCAATCCCAGGCCGGCATTGACCATGAGGCGGATTACCGGGCACTGACGGCCGAAAACGGCTATGTCTGGATCCGGGATGTGGTGCATGTGATGCGCTTTCCGGACGGCAGCCCCGAGGCCCTGGTCGGGTTCATGTTCGACATCACCGAGCGCAAGAAAACCGAGGAAAAGCTCCTGGTCCTGCAGCGTGAGCTGGAAGCGCTTTCGTTCAAGGATGGGCTGACCGGCATTGCCAACCGGCGCCGGTTCGATGCGTGCTTTGCCATGGAATGGGACCGGGCACTCAGCGATGGCGCACCGCTGTCCGTGCTCTTGTTCGACATCGACTGCTTCAAGCAGTACAACGACGAGTATGGGCATATCCAGGGGGACAAATGCCTGGTGGATATCGCCAGCACCCTGAGTCTGGCCGTGGACGGCCCCCATGACCTGGTGGCCCGCTATGGCGGGGAGGAGTTCGTCATCCTGCTGCCGCGCACCGATGCCGCGACGGCGCTGAAAGTGGCCAACCGCTGCCAGCGGCTGATCCAGAAGCGGTCGATTCCGCACGCGCAGTCTCCGATCCGGGAGCATGTGACGGTCAGCATTGGTGCGGGGACCATCACTCCGGATGCAGACGTCGAGCCTTCGGCGTTTCTGGACGATGTGGACAAGCAGCTGTACGCCGCCAAGAAGAGCGGAAAAAACCGCATCGTGGCCATGCACAGCGCCCCCAGTCTGGCCCCCAGTCCGCTGGACGCCAAATAG
- a CDS encoding H-NS family nucleoid-associated regulatory protein, with amino-acid sequence MSTYQSLLQQKSELDTLIAEAQHREKSQAVAQARALVDQYGLNVDDVFGKKNTTGARTAGARATVAPKYRDPATGATWTGRGREPVWIKGKDRAAYAI; translated from the coding sequence ATGAGTACCTACCAAAGTCTGCTTCAACAGAAATCCGAACTGGACACCCTGATCGCCGAGGCCCAGCACCGTGAAAAGTCCCAGGCTGTGGCGCAGGCACGCGCGCTGGTCGACCAATATGGTCTGAATGTCGACGATGTGTTTGGCAAAAAGAACACTACGGGCGCCCGCACTGCAGGCGCGCGCGCGACGGTGGCGCCCAAGTACCGGGATCCGGCCACCGGCGCCACCTGGACTGGTCGTGGCCGGGAACCCGTCTGGATCAAGGGCAAAGACCGTGCCGCATATGCCATCTGA
- a CDS encoding DUF7661 family protein, which translates to MEKYRFNVFGDILAIERHGPAWRCFAIGGDGKRGPVDLAIPPEVSHAELPQYLYDIYHEQAVMSDVDIFEIR; encoded by the coding sequence ATGGAAAAGTACCGGTTCAATGTGTTTGGCGACATCCTGGCCATAGAGCGCCATGGCCCGGCCTGGCGCTGTTTTGCCATCGGGGGTGATGGAAAGCGTGGCCCGGTGGATCTGGCCATTCCGCCGGAGGTCAGCCATGCCGAGCTGCCCCAGTACCTCTACGACATCTACCACGAGCAGGCGGTGATGTCGGATGTGGACATCTTCGAGATCCGCTAA
- a CDS encoding universal stress protein: MSDAATPATISASVPSCMPAPDLERRDNLGRLTSLAWFGGQTRAATTSTRWLVAVDGSACSLRAVTAAAHLVAMGQGDVLDLVNVQPWLSKEAAECELARRGWAATAQARQLLQASATPWQLHVLMGEDAAAIVELAESLDSLGICIGSHGWTAAEAVLLGSVACKVLRLAKMPVLIVR, translated from the coding sequence ATGAGCGATGCAGCCACACCGGCCACCATCTCGGCCTCTGTCCCGTCCTGTATGCCGGCACCGGATCTGGAGCGGCGCGACAACCTGGGCAGGCTGACATCCCTGGCCTGGTTCGGCGGCCAGACCCGCGCCGCCACCACCAGCACGCGCTGGCTGGTGGCCGTGGACGGTTCCGCGTGCTCTCTGCGCGCGGTGACCGCCGCCGCGCACCTGGTGGCGATGGGGCAAGGGGATGTGCTGGATCTGGTGAACGTCCAGCCCTGGCTGAGCAAGGAAGCCGCAGAGTGCGAACTGGCACGGCGCGGCTGGGCCGCCACCGCCCAGGCGCGCCAGTTGCTGCAAGCATCCGCCACGCCCTGGCAACTGCATGTGCTGATGGGAGAGGATGCCGCCGCCATCGTGGAACTGGCCGAATCACTGGACAGCCTGGGTATCTGCATCGGCTCCCACGGGTGGACGGCCGCCGAAGCCGTGCTGCTGGGCTCCGTGGCCTGCAAGGTGCTGCGCCTGGCCAAGATGCCGGTCCTGATCGTGCGGTGA
- a CDS encoding TerC family protein: protein MHTIDTLATGPMWIGFITFVCAMLALDLFVLGGNKAHKVSVREAAGWTVTWMTLATTFGVLLWWYLDATAGRDIANRKALEFFTGYLIEQALSVDNMFVFVMIFTYFAVPAELQRRVLLYGVVGAIAMRAIMILGGIWLVSEFAWVLYLFGLLLVVTGGKMLFMHGHQPDLEQNPLLRWLRSHMRVATGFHGQAFFVRIDGVRHATPMFLVLLMIEASDLVFAVDSIPAIFAVTTDPFIVFTSNIFAILGLRALYFLLADMAERFYLLKYGLALVLIYIGGKMLAMPWFHMPAHWSLAIVGSIVLVSVWLSVKLSARKPSKGLV from the coding sequence ATGCACACCATTGACACCCTGGCCACCGGCCCGATGTGGATCGGCTTCATCACCTTTGTGTGCGCCATGCTGGCCCTGGACCTGTTCGTGCTGGGCGGCAACAAGGCACACAAGGTGTCGGTGCGGGAGGCCGCAGGCTGGACCGTCACCTGGATGACGCTGGCCACCACATTCGGCGTTCTGCTGTGGTGGTATCTGGATGCCACGGCCGGCCGCGACATCGCCAACCGCAAGGCGCTGGAGTTCTTTACCGGCTACCTGATCGAACAGGCGCTGTCGGTCGACAACATGTTTGTATTCGTGATGATCTTCACCTACTTCGCCGTCCCGGCGGAGCTGCAGCGCCGGGTGCTGCTGTACGGCGTGGTGGGCGCCATCGCCATGCGCGCCATCATGATTCTGGGAGGCATCTGGCTGGTATCCGAGTTTGCCTGGGTGCTCTATCTGTTCGGGCTGCTGCTGGTCGTCACCGGGGGCAAGATGCTGTTCATGCACGGGCACCAGCCCGATCTGGAACAGAACCCCCTGCTGCGCTGGTTGCGCAGCCACATGCGGGTGGCTACGGGCTTTCACGGCCAGGCGTTCTTCGTGCGTATCGACGGGGTGCGCCATGCAACGCCCATGTTCCTGGTGCTGCTGATGATCGAGGCCAGTGATCTGGTCTTTGCCGTCGACAGCATCCCGGCCATCTTTGCGGTGACCACCGACCCCTTCATTGTCTTCACCTCCAACATCTTCGCGATACTGGGTTTGCGGGCCTTGTACTTTCTGCTGGCAGACATGGCGGAGCGCTTTTATCTGCTGAAGTACGGCCTGGCCCTGGTGCTGATCTACATCGGGGGCAAGATGCTGGCCATGCCCTGGTTCCATATGCCGGCGCACTGGTCGCTGGCGATTGTGGGATCGATCGTGCTGGTCTCCGTGTGGCTCAGCGTGAAGCTCTCCGCCCGCAAACCGTCCAAGGGGCTTGTATGA
- a CDS encoding universal stress protein yields the protein MLKVLVPSDGSANAHYAVRHVIQQYQTQPSLDIHLLNVQPPFPQLFTDYASRGDLMEFHQEQAASALAGTRQLLDAAAIPYTVHTEVGNTVDCIVDTARRLGCDGIVMSTARKSALVRLVENSVTNQVLARTSVPVEVIAGEAATRLERFGIPAGVGAGAGLVALWMASS from the coding sequence ATGCTGAAAGTTCTTGTCCCGTCCGATGGCTCCGCCAATGCGCACTACGCCGTGCGCCATGTGATCCAGCAGTACCAGACGCAGCCCAGCCTGGACATCCACCTGCTGAACGTGCAGCCACCCTTTCCGCAGCTTTTCACCGATTACGCCAGCAGGGGCGACCTGATGGAGTTCCACCAGGAGCAGGCCGCATCCGCGCTGGCCGGCACCCGGCAGCTGCTGGATGCGGCGGCCATTCCCTACACCGTGCACACGGAAGTCGGCAACACCGTGGACTGCATTGTGGACACCGCGCGCCGGCTGGGCTGTGACGGCATTGTGATGAGCACGGCGCGCAAGAGCGCGCTGGTGCGCCTGGTCGAAAACTCGGTGACCAACCAGGTGCTGGCGCGCACCAGCGTGCCCGTGGAGGTGATTGCGGGGGAAGCTGCCACCAGGCTGGAACGCTTTGGCATTCCCGCAGGCGTTGGCGCCGGCGCGGGCCTGGTCGCCTTGTGGATGGCCTCCAGCTGA
- a CDS encoding LysR family transcriptional regulator, giving the protein MGPGFSYRHLYYFWVVAKEGGMARAAERLGMAVQTVSTQVRELERSLGYALLKPAGRGLVLTDAGLAAMRQAEQIFQLGEQLPAVVHDAVGTPTVRLVVGIADELPKLAVRSLMQPVMQEPHLRLLCLVDEFADLLGDLALHRLDVVLADRAAPPNPNLKVYSHLLCASPISWYAPASLYAAARRGFPQSLAKVPVLLPTTHAAVRARLDQWFEREGIQPHVTGEFEDSALLKTFGAAGMGVFPMASLVHDELTTRYGVKRLGDCAGVEEQFFAIGASRKLLHPLVQKLFPAGG; this is encoded by the coding sequence ATGGGTCCAGGCTTCAGTTACCGGCACCTCTACTATTTCTGGGTAGTCGCCAAGGAAGGCGGCATGGCCCGTGCTGCGGAACGCCTGGGCATGGCGGTGCAGACCGTCAGCACCCAGGTGCGCGAGCTGGAACGGTCCCTGGGCTATGCCCTGCTCAAGCCCGCCGGGCGGGGGCTGGTGCTGACGGATGCGGGGCTGGCCGCGATGCGGCAGGCCGAGCAGATCTTTCAGCTGGGCGAGCAACTGCCTGCGGTGGTGCACGATGCCGTGGGTACGCCGACGGTGCGCCTGGTGGTAGGCATTGCCGACGAACTGCCCAAGCTGGCGGTGCGCAGCCTGATGCAGCCCGTGATGCAGGAACCCCATCTGCGGCTGCTGTGCCTGGTGGACGAGTTTGCGGATCTGCTGGGGGACCTGGCGCTGCACCGGCTGGATGTGGTGTTGGCAGACCGCGCTGCCCCGCCCAACCCCAATCTAAAGGTTTACAGCCACCTGCTGTGCGCGTCACCCATCTCTTGGTATGCGCCGGCCTCGCTCTACGCCGCAGCCCGGCGGGGCTTTCCGCAGTCGCTGGCCAAGGTGCCGGTGCTGCTGCCCACCACCCACGCCGCGGTGCGCGCCAGGCTGGACCAGTGGTTTGAGCGCGAAGGCATACAGCCCCATGTGACCGGAGAGTTCGAGGACAGCGCCTTGCTCAAGACCTTTGGCGCGGCGGGCATGGGCGTCTTTCCCATGGCAAGCCTGGTGCACGACGAACTGACGACCCGCTACGGCGTGAAGCGCCTGGGCGATTGCGCGGGGGTGGAGGAGCAGTTCTTTGCGATCGGCGCCAGCCGCAAGCTGCTGCACCCGCTGGTGCAAAAGCTGTTTCCCGCTGGGGGTTAG
- a CDS encoding GNAT family N-acetyltransferase: protein MISVRPIAPHEWQKYRDIRLQALQDAPDAFGSSWAAEATQADEHWSTRMAAAAASDTDRALFAVNGGTVCGLVWCKLSVAEPGVADIYQMWVAPTARGLGAGRALLDHALAWAKSRGAQRVRLGVTVADSPAMQLYRSHGFAPVGQPEPLRAGSALVAQAMELNWGTPSAH, encoded by the coding sequence TTGATTTCCGTTCGTCCCATCGCCCCGCATGAATGGCAGAAGTACCGGGATATCCGTCTGCAAGCGCTGCAGGATGCCCCCGATGCCTTTGGCAGCAGCTGGGCGGCGGAAGCAACGCAGGCGGATGAGCATTGGTCCACGCGGATGGCAGCGGCAGCCGCAAGCGATACGGACCGGGCACTTTTTGCCGTCAATGGGGGGACGGTGTGTGGCCTGGTCTGGTGCAAGCTGTCCGTCGCAGAGCCTGGCGTGGCCGATATCTACCAGATGTGGGTGGCGCCCACTGCCCGTGGCCTGGGAGCCGGACGGGCCTTGCTGGACCATGCTCTGGCCTGGGCCAAAAGCCGGGGAGCACAGCGTGTCCGACTGGGGGTAACGGTCGCAGACTCCCCGGCCATGCAGTTGTACCGATCACATGGTTTTGCCCCGGTGGGACAGCCGGAGCCGCTGCGCGCAGGCTCTGCCTTGGTGGCGCAGGCCATGGAACTGAACTGGGGCACGCCCTCTGCACATTGA